The proteins below come from a single Brienomyrus brachyistius isolate T26 unplaced genomic scaffold, BBRACH_0.4 scaffold70, whole genome shotgun sequence genomic window:
- the LOC125726347 gene encoding gamma-aminobutyric acid receptor subunit alpha-6-like has translation MVSAKKATVIAMSPTCISTLFYFLCAIACVRRISCQIKKDERLYPENFTRILDRLLDGYDNRLRPGFGGPVTEVKTDIYVTSFGPVSDVEMEYTMDVFFRQTWVDRRLRYDGPVEILRLNNLMVTKVWTPDTFFRNGKRSVAHNMTAPNKLFRIMRNGTILYTMRLTISAECPMRLVDFPMDGHACPLKFGSYAYPKTEMIYTWTKGPQHSVEVPPESSSLVQYDLIGQTVSSETVKSITGEYVVMTVYFHLKRKMGYFMIQTYIPCIMTVILSQVSFWINKESVPARTVFGITTVLTMTTLSISARHSLPKVSYATAMDWFIAVCFAFVFSALIEFAAVNYFTNAEAERTKKKPAKCPAAPKSASAKVPDTEEVLLQQNPDTNGNLRKRMNFVTQTCVNSSPRTDPGGGNSGGSTGSSGVGQASLGTTTATASAAPPPGAQSHTSPNPFSQSTLTAKNTPPAPPSTPTLIGCAATNVYVSSSSLQTLLGPKLEHIQTTGNKADLIQAPPPPASGSSGTSKIDKYARILFPVSFGAFNMVYWVVYLSKDTMEPRNG, from the exons ATGGTTTCTGCCAAGAAGGCGACGGTGATCGCGATGTCCCCGACTTGCATTTCCACTCTCTTTTACTTTCTCTGCGCAATTGCGTG TGTGAGGAGAATCTCCTGCCAGATAAAAAAGGATGAGAGATTATACCCGGAAAATTTCACACGCATTTTAGACCGACTTCTGGATGGTTATGACAACAGGCTGCGACCCGGATTTGGGG GCCCAGTGACAGAGGTAAAAACTGACATTTATGTGACAAGCTTTGGTCCTGTGTCCGATGTCGAAATG GAGTATACGATGGATGTTTTCTTTCGCCAGACATGGGTGGACAGGCGACTTAGATACGATGGCCCTGTCGAGATTCTCCGCCTGAACAACCTGATGGTCACTAAGGTCTGGACCCCCGACACCTTTTTCAGGAACGGGAAGAGATCCGTGGCCCACAACATGACCGCACCCAACAAACTCTTCCGAATCATGAGGAACGGCACCATTCTGTACACCATGAG ACTGACCATCAGCGCAGAGTGCCCCATGAGACTGGTGGACTTCCCCATGGATGGACACGCCTGCCCCCTTAAGTTTGGAAGCT ATGCATACCCTAAAACAGAGATGATCTACACCTGGACAAAAGGGCCGCAGCATTCGGTGGAGGTGCCTCCGGAGTCGTCCAGCCTGGTGCAGTACGACCTGATTGGACAGACGGTGTCCAGTGAAACGGTGAAATCGATCACAG GTGAATATGTGGTGATGACCGTATACTTTCACCTGAAGCGGAAAATGGGCTATTTCATGATCCAGACGTACATCCCTTGCATCATGACAGTAATACTCTCACAAGTGTCCTTCTGGATAAACAAAGAATCCGTCCCAGCCAGAACcgtcttcg GGATCACGACCGTGCTGACCATGACCACGCTAAGCATCAGCGCCCGCCACTCATTGCCCAAGGTCTCCTACGCCACCGCCATGGACTGGTTCATCGCCGTCTGCTTTGCCTTCGTCTTCTCCGCCCTCATCGAGTTCGCCGCCGTCAACTACTTCACCAACGCGGAAGCGGAGAGGACGAAAAAGAAGCCAGCCAAGTGTCCGGCGGCACCCAAATCGGCGTCGGCGAAGGTCCCCGACACGGAGGAGGTGCTGCTG CAGCAGAATCCAGACACGAACGGAAACCTGCGCAAACGGATGAACTTCGTGACCCAGACGTGCGTGAACAGCAGCCCGAGAACTGACCCCGGCGGCGGGAATTCTGGGGGGAGCACCGGCTCCTCGGGGGTGGGACAGGCGTCACTGGGAACCACGACGGCCACGGCGTCCGCCGCACCCCCCCCTGGCGCCCAGTCACACACCAGCCCGAATCCTTTCAGCCAATCCACACTGACCGCCAAGAACACGCCTCCGGCCCCGCCCTCCACCCCGACTCTCATTGGCTGTGCCGCTACCAATGTTTATGTCAGCTCCTCCTCCCTCCAGACCCTGCTGGGGCCCAAGCTTGAGCACATCCAGACGACAGGAAACAAAGCGGACCTAATAcaggccccacccccacctgcaTCAGGATCTAGTGGGACCAGCAAAATTGACAAGTACGCTCGCATTCTTTTCCCAGTGTCCTTTGGGGCTTTTAACATGGTCTACTGGGTGGTCTACCTATCAAAGGACACTATGGAGCCCAGAAACGGCTAG